CGTGCCACGCGGTCAACAAGGGAAGGCCATCATGGGTAACAATCTTCGGGATGAAGTCATCAGGCTCCTTTCGCCCCACATGCTCATCACCAGCCCTGACGGCGCCGCTCTTGAGCTCCGAACGAAGAACCCCGGAAGCCAGGACAGCTTTTCGGACCTCACCGGCACGAAGCAGAACATCAGCTTCATGGCGCTCTCCGAGGGCAAGCGGGCGGGAATCGTCATGTATGGCGATGCCTCATTTTCCATCGACGCGTACGAGGGGGGACGCTTTCCAAGCTTCGCGCACTTCGTGGCCACGGTGATTGTCCATGAAACCCGTAGAGCCCAGACCCTCCGCGGCGTCGAGCTGGAGCTGTTCGTGCCCGAGAAGGGATGGAAGACGCTCTTTGGACACTTCGCCAAGGGAGTGACTGGGCGCAACATCTTTTCAGGCCGGAAGCGCCTGGGAGACCCGAGCCAGGCCTGCAGAATCATGGCAACCGGCAATGAGCAGCTGTATGCGATGGATTGTAGCGGCACCTACGCCACCCTCCTCTTGCAGACGTCGTAGGAGTTCGAGCCGACGCCGGCCTGGCACACAGCTCGGACGACCCCGTCAGGTGCCGATGGCCCGGGACGAGAATCCCATGGAGGAGAATCATGCGAGTGGTGCTGACGGATGACCACCAACTGGTGAGAGCGGGCCTGCGGGCCCTGCTCGACACGTTCGGCGACATCGAGGTGCTGGCCGAGTGCGGTGATGGGCAGGCGGCCCTTGCGCTGACGGACCGCCTGCAGCCGGACGTCCTCCTGCTGGACATCTCGCTGCCGGGGCTCAACGGCATCGAGGTCGCGCGCCGGGTGCCGAAGGTCAGCCCCTCCACCCGCGTGCTCGTGCTCTCCATGCACACCGCGGCGGAGTATGTGGCCCAGGCGCTGCGCGCGGGAGTGGCCGGCTACCTGGTCAAGGACGCGGCCGTGGCGGAGCTCAAGGTGGCGCTGGAGGCGGTGCGCCAGGGCCGCACGTACCTGAGCCCCGCCGTCTCGCAGAGCGTGGTGGAGGGCTTCCTGCGTGTCACCGAGGAGGCGCCGGCCGCGCGCCCCCTCGACCTCCTCACGCCCCGCCAGCGCGAGGTCCTTCAGCTCATCGCGGAGGGGCATGCCACCCGCGCCATCGCCGAGCGGCTCCGCGTGAGCGTGAAGACGGTGGAGGCCCACCGGGCACAGCTGATGGAGCGCCTCGACATCCGCGACGTGCCGGCCCTCGTCCGCCTCGCTGTCTGGCACGGGCTGGTGCCGGGCGAACCCTCCTGAGCCCGGGCGCGTGTAGGGGATTCCTTAGGCCCTTCTAGGGGGCGCCCTGATGGCTCGCGCACTCCACGTGAAGCTACAACAGTTACCCGGCTCACGGCTTTTTCGGGGAGTCGGGCAGCTCGCGCACCATTCATCAGGAGGAGCACCATGCGGAATGCTTCAAGGTTGGGAACCCTCGCCCTGTCCCTGCTGGCCCTGGGCGGCGTGGCGAATGCAGCCCCGCCGCAGTACACAATCATCGACCTGGGCACCGTCCAGTCGTCCGATATCGCCTCGCAGGCCTTTCGCATCTCCCCGGGCGGCGTCGTCACCGGGCGCTCACTCGGCACCAGCCAGAACCGGACCTATCGCTGGACCCAGGCCACCGGGCTCGTCGGCCTGCCGAACCTCACCTCCCCGTCTCGAATCTACAGCGCGGGCAACGGGGCCAATGATGCCGGCGCCGTGGTTGGCACCGGGACGACGACCGCGTCCGGCGTGAACCCGTTGCCGCTGCTCTGGCAGGGCGGAGCCGTCTCGCAGCTGCCGCTCCCGCCCGGACAGTCGGCCGGGCGCGCGAACGACGTGAACAGCTCCATGGTGGCGGTCGGCTCGGCGGGAGGCGGAACCTCGGAGCGCGCAGTGCTGTACTCGGGCGGCGCCAGCAAGCTCATCACCCAGACCACGCCGACCGGGTGCTACCTGGTCTCGGCCTTTGGCATCAACAACGCCGGCCTGGTTGTGGGAATCGGAGTCGACCCCAACAACAGCGCGCGCAACGTGGGCATCGTCTACAACTCGGTGACCAACACCGCGACCGATGTGGGCGGCCTGCCGGGACGCAACGGCGCCATCGCCTACGATGTGAGCGAGAACGGCCGCGTGGTGGGTGTGAGCATGAACAACCAGGGCTCTGGGGTGCCCTTCATCTGGGACAGCGCGAATGGGATGCGGGCGATTCCCCTCCCCGCGGGCACGTCGCAGGGCTCCGCGCGTGGCGTGAACTCGGCGGGCTGGGTCGTGGGCAACGCCTCCAGCGCGTCGTCGGTCCCCTTCCTCTTCGACGGTGTCACCACCTATC
Above is a genomic segment from Pyxidicoccus trucidator containing:
- a CDS encoding DUF3466 family protein, which encodes MRNASRLGTLALSLLALGGVANAAPPQYTIIDLGTVQSSDIASQAFRISPGGVVTGRSLGTSQNRTYRWTQATGLVGLPNLTSPSRIYSAGNGANDAGAVVGTGTTTASGVNPLPLLWQGGAVSQLPLPPGQSAGRANDVNSSMVAVGSAGGGTSERAVLYSGGASKLITQTTPTGCYLVSAFGINNAGLVVGIGVDPNNSARNVGIVYNSVTNTATDVGGLPGRNGAIAYDVSENGRVVGVSMNNQGSGVPFIWDSANGMRAIPLPAGTSQGSARGVNSAGWVVGNASSASSVPFLFDGVTTYRLGDLLPAGSGWNLLTGTSNSAFGISETGVIVGTGVHNGATHAYAMIPK
- a CDS encoding response regulator, with protein sequence MRVVLTDDHQLVRAGLRALLDTFGDIEVLAECGDGQAALALTDRLQPDVLLLDISLPGLNGIEVARRVPKVSPSTRVLVLSMHTAAEYVAQALRAGVAGYLVKDAAVAELKVALEAVRQGRTYLSPAVSQSVVEGFLRVTEEAPAARPLDLLTPRQREVLQLIAEGHATRAIAERLRVSVKTVEAHRAQLMERLDIRDVPALVRLAVWHGLVPGEPS